One genomic region from Pseudoduganella lutea encodes:
- a CDS encoding hybrid sensor histidine kinase/response regulator, whose translation MENRVLIYAPIGKDGRLIAQLLHRGGVGQHVCTTSAQVVTELTNGAGALLLTDEALDSSLLRSLNHFIQQQPAWSDLPILLMVHSARANDESSGLYDKLGYVSLLERPLQGATILSAVKSALRARERQYMMREIDRRKDEFLAMLAHELRNPLAPVSAASDLLKLGNLSSEKIKQTSEVISRQVRHMTGLIDDLLDVSRVSRGLVNLDSAAVDARQVISGALEQARSFIDAKRHQLILRTSPEHACIQGDHKRLVQILANILNNAAKYTPEGGEISLSMDVDNSEVTFTVSDNGIGIANDVIEHVFEMFAQAERSADRAQGGLGIGLALVKNLVHLHRGRVTVHSDGIGAGSSFKVILPRCAEINHPLVELIVQPQQPTRSPKILVVDDNKDAADMLGLFLEAAGYDVKVVHSATAALSMVAKGNVFDACLLDIGLPDMDGNALATRLRELAPTAESFLIAITGYGQDSDRARTREAGFDEHHVKPVNMDNLLRSLAALP comes from the coding sequence GTGGAAAATCGCGTTCTGATCTATGCCCCGATTGGCAAAGATGGCAGGCTAATTGCCCAGTTACTGCACCGAGGCGGTGTGGGTCAACATGTTTGTACCACCTCGGCCCAGGTTGTCACTGAGCTAACTAACGGCGCTGGCGCACTGCTATTGACAGATGAAGCGCTAGACTCATCTTTGTTGCGTTCACTCAATCATTTTATCCAGCAGCAACCTGCTTGGTCTGATCTTCCGATTCTTCTGATGGTGCACAGCGCTCGTGCTAATGATGAGTCAAGCGGACTGTACGACAAGCTTGGATATGTTTCTTTATTGGAACGCCCGCTTCAGGGAGCGACGATTTTGAGTGCTGTTAAATCGGCTCTTCGGGCACGCGAGCGTCAGTATATGATGCGGGAAATAGATCGCCGCAAAGATGAGTTTTTGGCTATGCTGGCGCATGAACTTCGTAATCCCCTCGCCCCAGTTAGCGCAGCATCTGACTTGCTCAAGCTCGGCAACCTGAGCTCCGAAAAAATTAAACAGACAAGTGAGGTCATTTCGCGCCAAGTCAGACATATGACGGGCCTTATTGACGATTTACTCGATGTTTCCCGTGTTTCTCGGGGGCTTGTCAATCTTGATAGCGCCGCCGTTGACGCGAGGCAAGTGATTTCTGGAGCGCTCGAGCAGGCCCGTTCGTTCATCGATGCAAAACGTCATCAGTTGATTTTGCGAACATCGCCGGAGCATGCATGCATCCAAGGTGACCACAAGCGACTAGTCCAGATTCTCGCTAACATCCTTAACAATGCGGCGAAATACACTCCTGAAGGTGGAGAAATTTCCCTATCAATGGATGTTGACAATTCCGAGGTTACTTTTACCGTATCCGACAATGGGATTGGGATTGCTAACGATGTGATCGAACATGTTTTTGAGATGTTTGCCCAGGCAGAGAGAAGTGCAGATCGCGCCCAAGGTGGGCTCGGTATTGGCCTTGCGTTAGTGAAAAATTTGGTACATCTCCATCGAGGGAGAGTCACCGTTCATAGCGATGGGATCGGTGCTGGTAGCAGCTTCAAGGTCATCCTACCGCGTTGCGCTGAAATCAATCATCCTTTAGTAGAACTAATTGTCCAGCCTCAACAGCCGACTAGATCACCAAAAATCCTTGTGGTTGACGATAATAAAGATGCCGCTGACATGCTCGGCCTGTTTCTAGAAGCGGCGGGATATGACGTCAAAGTTGTTCATAGCGCTACTGCTGCGTTGTCTATGGTGGCTAAGGGTAATGTGTTTGACGCCTGTCTGCTTGATATAGGGCTGCCTGATATGGACGGAAATGCCCTTGCAACGCGATTGCGCGAACTTGCGCCAACTGCGGAATCGTTCTTAATAGCTATCACTGGATATGGCCAAGATAGTGATCGTGCGAGAACTCGCGAGGCTGGCTTTGACGAACATCATGTCAAACCAGTGAACATGGACAACTTGTTGCGCTCGCTAGCCGCTTTGCCTTAA